The Candidatus Dormiibacterota bacterium genome contains a region encoding:
- a CDS encoding menaquinone biosynthesis decarboxylase — protein MAFDSLRSFVDALRKAGELHVISAPVDPYLEISEITDRVVKAGGPALLFTNVKGSRFPVLTNQFGSQRRMAMAFDADSLASVSERVRKLIDITPPGASLAEKFGALMQLAPLANAIPKTVRSGSCQDIVMKQPDLRALPILTTWPMDGGPFITLPLVITKDPRTNRPNVGMYRMQAYNARETGMHWQRHKQGRAHADAWGDRIPVAVAIGSDPALTYAATAPLPPVLDEYAFAGLLRGKPVELVQAKTVDLKVPADAEFVLEGYVDNTDIRTEGPFGDHTGVYSLADNYPTFHITAITHRRDPIYAATVVGKPPMEDAWLGKATERIFLPILQMVLPEVVDMNLPVEGGFHNLALVSIKKKYPGHAKKVMNALWGLGHMMMLTRTLVIVDADVDVQDPRSVAWFVFNNLAPDRDIVMMPGPVDDLDHGSYNVAYGTKIGIDATRKSAAEGYDREWPPDIVMDAKTQQLVSKRWRDYGLDAISKSLVPDAWSGQGPSAYQRLMRR, from the coding sequence ATGGCCTTCGATTCCCTGCGCTCCTTTGTCGATGCGCTCCGTAAGGCGGGCGAGCTCCACGTTATTTCAGCGCCCGTCGACCCCTATCTCGAAATTAGCGAGATTACCGATCGCGTGGTGAAAGCCGGCGGCCCCGCGTTGTTGTTCACCAACGTCAAAGGATCGCGCTTTCCCGTCCTAACCAACCAGTTCGGTAGCCAACGGCGGATGGCGATGGCGTTCGATGCGGATTCGCTGGCAAGCGTCAGCGAGCGCGTGCGTAAGCTGATCGATATCACGCCGCCGGGAGCGTCGCTCGCAGAGAAATTCGGTGCCCTGATGCAGCTTGCACCGCTCGCGAACGCCATTCCAAAAACCGTGCGCAGCGGGAGCTGCCAGGATATCGTCATGAAGCAGCCCGACCTGCGCGCGCTGCCGATCCTTACGACGTGGCCGATGGACGGCGGCCCCTTCATCACGCTCCCGCTCGTCATCACGAAAGACCCGCGCACGAATCGTCCCAACGTGGGCATGTATCGCATGCAAGCCTACAACGCGCGCGAAACCGGGATGCATTGGCAACGTCACAAGCAAGGGCGCGCGCACGCGGACGCGTGGGGAGATCGCATCCCGGTCGCGGTCGCGATCGGTTCCGATCCGGCGCTCACCTATGCGGCGACCGCGCCGCTGCCGCCCGTCCTCGACGAATACGCGTTCGCGGGCCTGCTGCGCGGCAAACCGGTCGAGCTGGTGCAAGCCAAAACCGTCGATCTCAAAGTACCCGCGGATGCCGAGTTCGTTCTCGAGGGCTACGTCGATAACACCGATATCCGCACGGAGGGCCCCTTCGGCGATCACACCGGCGTCTACAGCTTGGCGGATAACTATCCGACGTTCCATATCACCGCGATCACGCATCGGCGCGACCCGATCTATGCAGCGACGGTGGTCGGAAAACCGCCGATGGAAGACGCTTGGCTCGGCAAAGCCACCGAACGCATCTTTTTGCCGATCTTGCAGATGGTGCTGCCCGAAGTCGTAGATATGAACCTTCCGGTCGAAGGCGGCTTTCACAATCTCGCACTCGTTTCCATCAAAAAGAAGTACCCCGGCCACGCGAAAAAAGTCATGAACGCACTCTGGGGCCTGGGCCACATGATGATGCTCACGCGCACCCTCGTCATCGTCGACGCCGACGTCGACGTCCAAGACCCGCGCAGCGTCGCGTGGTTCGTCTTCAACAATCTCGCACCCGACCGCGACATCGTCATGATGCCCGGCCCGGTCGACGACCTCGACCACGGTTCGTATAACGTCGCCTACGGAACCAAGATCGGCATCGACGCAACGCGTAAGAGCGCGGCCGAAGGCTACGATCGCGAATGGCCGCCGGATATCGTCATGGATGCCAAAACGCAGCAACTCGTGAGCAAGCGTTGGCGCGATTACGGTCTCGATGCCATCTCCAAATCGCTGGTCCCCGACGCATGGAGCGGGCAGGGCCCAAGCGCGTACCAAAGGCTGATGCGCCGATGA
- a CDS encoding DUF4145 domain-containing protein, with protein MASQYQCPFCEHHASITEGIDFEIFYDRLNIDNAYGHHLVFRTTAVVCPNPKCRNVAVTCAIAKPMYPEISGAAKAGKIIQSWPLLPASRAKGLPAFVPRSIVQDYEEACMVEALSAKASATLSRRTVQQIIRDFFGVSEKTLYAEIQAIKGRLPADIWTAIDQLREIGNVGAHPEQDINIMVEVEPEEAAALIRLVEMLIEHTYVARERHNEALAEVAAIAAAKKAAKAAGNGAS; from the coding sequence GTGGCGTCTCAATATCAGTGCCCGTTCTGCGAGCACCATGCATCGATCACGGAGGGAATCGATTTCGAGATCTTCTATGATCGTTTGAATATTGATAATGCGTACGGACACCATCTCGTATTTCGCACAACTGCGGTTGTTTGCCCCAATCCCAAATGTCGCAACGTTGCGGTTACCTGTGCGATCGCCAAGCCAATGTACCCTGAAATTTCTGGAGCCGCGAAAGCTGGCAAAATCATACAGTCCTGGCCCCTTTTACCCGCGTCGCGGGCGAAGGGCTTGCCTGCGTTTGTGCCGCGTTCTATCGTGCAGGATTATGAGGAAGCCTGCATGGTAGAGGCGCTCAGCGCTAAGGCATCTGCAACACTTTCACGCCGTACCGTTCAGCAGATAATTCGCGACTTCTTCGGTGTATCCGAAAAGACATTGTACGCAGAAATACAAGCAATCAAAGGAAGGCTTCCTGCGGATATTTGGACCGCGATAGATCAACTTCGCGAAATTGGGAACGTTGGGGCGCATCCTGAACAAGACATTAACATCATGGTTGAGGTTGAGCCGGAAGAGGCCGCAGCTCTTATCCGCTTGGTCGAAATGCTGATTGAGCATACATACGTGGCGCGCGAACGGCACAACGAAGCTCTCGCCGAAGTAGCTGCCATCGCGGCGGCAAAAAAGGCTGCTAAGGCGGCAGGCAATGGAGCCTCGTAG
- a CDS encoding SDR family oxidoreductase, which produces MGKQAILVTGASTGIGYATAHLLAQNGYAVFAGVRTEDDASRLAAAHPNLTPITLDVTKAADIRTAAALVRESGIPLYGLVNNAGVAVAGPLEFLPLDDIRKQFEINVYGPIAIAQAMLPMLRERGGRIAFIGSIAGRISAPFVGPYSASKAALASLVDAMRQELAGFGIAVSLFEFAAVKTPIWSKGRTAKDALIAKLPAAAIEHYGPFIEAIVAQTEREERHGMEPGAVAEAVLGALRSERPRERYVIGKQAKLQAMVAMLPPSTRDRLIKKAMQLPD; this is translated from the coding sequence ATGGGTAAGCAAGCGATTCTCGTCACCGGCGCATCGACCGGCATAGGTTACGCAACCGCGCACCTCTTAGCGCAAAACGGCTATGCCGTTTTTGCCGGCGTTCGTACCGAAGACGACGCCTCGCGCCTCGCGGCCGCCCACCCGAACCTCACGCCGATAACGCTCGACGTTACGAAAGCGGCCGATATCCGCACCGCCGCCGCGCTCGTTCGCGAGAGTGGCATCCCGCTGTACGGGCTGGTCAACAACGCGGGCGTAGCGGTTGCCGGTCCGCTCGAATTTCTTCCGCTCGACGATATCCGCAAGCAGTTCGAGATCAACGTCTACGGACCGATCGCGATCGCGCAGGCGATGCTGCCCATGCTTCGCGAGCGGGGCGGCCGCATCGCGTTCATCGGCTCGATCGCCGGACGCATCTCCGCACCGTTCGTTGGGCCCTATAGCGCATCGAAAGCCGCGCTCGCGTCGCTCGTTGACGCCATGCGTCAGGAACTTGCGGGATTCGGTATCGCGGTCTCGCTCTTCGAGTTCGCCGCCGTTAAAACGCCGATTTGGTCGAAAGGACGCACCGCCAAGGATGCATTGATCGCCAAACTCCCGGCCGCCGCGATCGAACATTATGGGCCGTTTATCGAGGCCATCGTCGCCCAGACGGAACGCGAGGAGCGGCACGGCATGGAGCCCGGCGCCGTGGCGGAAGCGGTGCTGGGAGCGCTACGCTCGGAGCGCCCGCGCGAACGCTACGTCATCGGGAAGCAAGCCAAGCTGCAGGCGATGGTCGCGATGCTGCCGCCGTCCACCCGCGACCGCCTCATCAAAAAGGCGATGCAACTCCCCGACTAG
- a CDS encoding TIR domain-containing protein, producing MSLQKALPVAQAIWDNFAGRSAMPVDLAIALDISPTSSAWRQLTGASIAYGLTAGGYNSKEIQLTALGRRAVAPTEDGDDILALAEAAKKPTVPAEFFGRYEQKKLPADNIGANVLASMGISKERSAASFEVLKQNGMFAGLIIETKTGPFVVAQPRLGGGRFTVAGPAEAPARGVETLENGETYLDAPQEVSRTRTPLTSNSKVFISHGSDHRVLEQLEKAIRIAKLDPVASVKREATAKPVPDKVFDDMRSCFAGIIHVGHEGILTDPDGNEVVRINENVLIEIGAAIALYRKNVILLVEKSVKLPSNLQGLYRCEYEGKELSADALFKVLEAVSQFTSIP from the coding sequence GTGAGCCTTCAAAAGGCACTCCCCGTCGCTCAGGCGATCTGGGATAATTTTGCGGGGCGAAGCGCGATGCCGGTAGACCTAGCCATTGCGCTAGATATTTCGCCGACAAGCAGCGCCTGGCGACAGCTCACCGGAGCGTCAATCGCTTACGGACTTACTGCCGGTGGTTACAACTCGAAAGAGATTCAGTTGACCGCGCTTGGCCGTCGAGCAGTGGCCCCAACGGAGGACGGCGATGACATACTGGCTCTTGCGGAAGCCGCCAAGAAGCCGACCGTTCCCGCCGAGTTCTTCGGGCGTTACGAACAGAAAAAGCTTCCGGCCGACAACATCGGGGCTAACGTGTTGGCCTCAATGGGAATCTCGAAGGAACGCAGCGCCGCCTCCTTCGAGGTGTTAAAACAAAACGGCATGTTCGCCGGTCTGATCATTGAAACAAAGACCGGCCCGTTTGTGGTCGCCCAGCCTCGTCTCGGCGGCGGGCGCTTCACCGTCGCTGGCCCCGCCGAAGCACCCGCGCGCGGTGTTGAAACGCTGGAGAACGGCGAGACTTACTTGGATGCGCCGCAGGAAGTATCGCGTACGCGCACACCACTAACGTCGAACAGCAAGGTGTTCATTTCACATGGTTCCGACCACCGCGTACTTGAGCAGTTGGAAAAGGCAATCCGAATTGCGAAATTGGATCCGGTAGCCTCCGTCAAACGAGAGGCAACTGCAAAACCTGTACCGGATAAGGTCTTCGACGATATGCGTAGCTGCTTCGCGGGGATCATCCACGTCGGGCACGAGGGAATACTCACCGATCCAGACGGCAACGAAGTAGTTCGCATCAATGAAAACGTGCTGATCGAGATCGGTGCGGCTATAGCACTCTACCGCAAGAACGTGATCTTGCTCGTCGAGAAGTCAGTAAAACTCCCCTCGAATCTCCAGGGACTCTATCGCTGCGAATACGAGGGCAAGGAGCTTTCGGCGGATGCCCTTTTCAAAGTACTCGAGGCCGTTTCGCAATTCACTAGCATTCCATAG
- the pnp gene encoding polyribonucleotide nucleotidyltransferase → MPESVTLTVGGRTMVIETGELAKQANGSALVRYGDQNVVLCAVTASNKPREGIDFFPLTCDFEEKMYAAGKIPGGYIKREGRPPEHAVLSSRQIDRPIRPLFPDGFRNDVQIVATVLSVDPELDADVIGVCAAGAALAFSDIPIAKTVAAVRVGRDEDGKFIINPTLPQYVTGGLDVVVAGTSDAVMMVEGGGDEFSEDDFLAAVELAHTEIKKIVKSIDQLAKKVGKAKRQYPVQQVNADLDKWIRKSFAKDVAKAMRVVEKGERETAFGKLSRDEAIARCTKKDEAIKALLEDPQNAKDFGKIIKSMEEDELRTMVVDEKIRPDGRKPNEIRPIWSKVHYVPRVHGSGVFTRGQTQVFTAATLGSTSDAQRLDGIVALEDKRYMHFYNFPPFSVGETRPMRGPGRREIGHGALAERALLPVLPDKESFPYTMRLMSEVLESNGSSSMASVCGSTLALMDAGVPITSHVAGVAMGLVFKGNKFAVLTDIQGLEDALGEMDFKVAGTKKGITAIQMDIKSQGITIAIMREAMAEAKKSRFFIIDKLVETIAEPRTELSPFAPRMIVVKINPAKIKDVIGPGGKMINKIIQETGCEKIDIEDDGTVYITSLDGESGEKARAAVEAITKDIVVGEVYEGTVTRVIAIGAFVQILPGKEGLVHISQLAQNRVEKVEDVVNVGDKLKVKVMEVDGQGRLNLSHKALLPGGAGDGGGGGHRDRAPRESREFIPRRREEAPAPVAAPAAAPAPDAPGAPPMRRRRRPQQNQNHED, encoded by the coding sequence GTGCCCGAATCCGTGACCCTTACGGTCGGCGGGCGCACGATGGTCATCGAAACCGGCGAACTTGCCAAGCAGGCCAACGGCTCTGCTCTCGTTCGTTACGGCGACCAAAATGTCGTGCTCTGCGCCGTCACTGCCTCCAACAAACCCCGTGAAGGCATCGACTTTTTCCCACTCACCTGCGATTTCGAAGAGAAGATGTACGCGGCCGGTAAAATTCCGGGCGGCTACATCAAGCGTGAAGGCCGCCCGCCCGAGCACGCAGTGCTCAGCTCGCGCCAGATCGATCGCCCGATTCGCCCGCTCTTCCCCGACGGCTTCCGCAACGACGTGCAAATCGTCGCGACGGTGCTTTCGGTGGATCCCGAACTCGATGCCGACGTCATCGGCGTCTGCGCCGCCGGTGCGGCCCTCGCATTCTCGGATATTCCGATCGCGAAGACCGTTGCCGCCGTACGCGTCGGACGCGACGAAGACGGCAAGTTCATCATCAATCCCACGCTCCCGCAGTACGTTACCGGCGGCCTCGACGTCGTCGTAGCCGGCACGTCGGATGCCGTAATGATGGTCGAGGGCGGCGGCGACGAATTCAGCGAGGACGATTTCCTGGCTGCCGTCGAGCTGGCGCACACCGAGATCAAGAAGATCGTGAAATCGATCGACCAGCTCGCGAAGAAAGTCGGTAAGGCCAAGCGCCAGTATCCGGTTCAGCAGGTCAACGCGGATCTCGATAAGTGGATTCGTAAGTCCTTCGCTAAAGATGTTGCCAAAGCGATGCGCGTCGTCGAAAAGGGCGAGCGCGAAACCGCATTCGGCAAACTCAGCCGCGACGAAGCGATCGCGCGCTGCACCAAAAAAGACGAAGCCATCAAAGCCTTGCTGGAAGATCCGCAGAATGCCAAGGACTTCGGCAAGATCATCAAATCGATGGAAGAGGACGAGCTTCGCACGATGGTCGTGGACGAAAAGATTCGCCCCGACGGTCGCAAGCCGAACGAGATCCGCCCGATTTGGTCCAAGGTACACTACGTGCCGCGCGTTCACGGCTCGGGCGTATTCACGCGCGGACAGACGCAGGTCTTCACTGCCGCAACGCTCGGTTCGACCAGCGACGCGCAGCGGCTCGACGGCATCGTAGCGCTCGAAGACAAGCGCTACATGCATTTCTACAATTTCCCCCCGTTCTCGGTCGGCGAGACCCGCCCGATGCGCGGGCCCGGCCGTCGCGAAATCGGCCACGGAGCACTCGCCGAGCGCGCGCTGCTTCCGGTACTGCCGGATAAAGAATCGTTCCCATATACGATGCGTTTGATGAGCGAAGTGCTCGAATCGAACGGATCTTCGTCGATGGCCTCGGTTTGCGGTTCGACCCTCGCACTGATGGATGCCGGCGTACCGATTACCTCGCACGTCGCCGGCGTGGCGATGGGCCTCGTGTTCAAGGGCAACAAGTTTGCCGTGCTCACCGACATTCAAGGCCTCGAAGACGCCCTGGGCGAGATGGACTTCAAAGTCGCCGGTACCAAGAAGGGTATCACCGCGATCCAGATGGACATCAAGTCGCAGGGCATCACGATCGCCATCATGCGCGAAGCAATGGCCGAAGCGAAGAAATCGCGCTTCTTCATCATCGATAAGCTGGTGGAAACGATCGCCGAACCGCGTACGGAATTATCGCCGTTCGCGCCGCGCATGATCGTGGTCAAGATCAATCCGGCCAAGATCAAGGACGTCATCGGCCCCGGCGGCAAGATGATCAACAAGATCATTCAGGAAACCGGCTGCGAAAAGATCGACATCGAAGACGACGGTACCGTCTACATCACCTCGCTCGACGGTGAATCCGGCGAGAAAGCTCGCGCAGCGGTCGAGGCGATTACCAAAGACATCGTCGTTGGGGAAGTCTACGAAGGCACCGTCACGCGCGTGATCGCGATCGGCGCATTCGTGCAGATTCTTCCCGGTAAAGAAGGCCTCGTGCACATCAGCCAACTCGCGCAGAACCGCGTCGAGAAGGTTGAAGACGTCGTCAACGTCGGCGATAAGCTCAAGGTCAAGGTCATGGAAGTCGACGGACAGGGTCGCCTGAACCTCTCGCACAAGGCGTTGCTCCCCGGTGGGGCCGGCGACGGCGGCGGCGGCGGGCATCGCGATCGCGCTCCGCGCGAATCGCGCGAGTTCATCCCGCGGCGTCGCGAAGAGGCTCCCGCACCGGTTGCGGCGCCCGCAGCGGCACCGGCACCCGACGCTCCCGGCGCACCGCCGATGCGCCGTCGCCGTCGTCCGCAGCAAAACCAAAACCACGAAGACTAG